In Zetaproteobacteria bacterium, the genomic stretch TTTCGAGCCGTGGCCCGATCGTGGGCGGTCTGGCGGCTACTCTGTTGTTGCTCTCCACACCGGCTCTGGCCGGGGGTGGCGATGATCCGCCGCCGTTGCCCCTCTCCGAGGCCGAGCGGTTGGTGCTCTCCCGGAATCCGGCGCTGGCCGCCGCCGATGCGAACGCTGCGGCGCTGGCGGCCGTGCCGCCGCAGGTTGGCGCGCTGCCCGATCCGCAGTTGTCGTTCAAGGCGCTCAACCTGCCGGTCGA encodes the following:
- a CDS encoding transporter — encoded protein: MLLSTPALAGGGDDPPPLPLSEAERLVLSRNPALAAADANAAALAAVPPQVGALPDPQLSFKALNLPV